One region of Psychrobacter sp. DAB_AL43B genomic DNA includes:
- the dapC gene encoding succinyldiaminopimelate transaminase, whose protein sequence is MNHNLTYLHPYPFAKMATLLADSTPAHSYNEIKLGIGEPKHEPPAFVLDVLRENLDKISLYPTTNGIFELRQTIAHWLEKRFFLNHVDPHTQVLPVMGTREAIFSIVQAVIDHKVETTDAIEPLTVSQPPTVVMPNPFYQIYEGAAILAQATPYFIPCTADNDFKGDYRAVPKEVWTRTQLLFVCSPNNPTGSVMTMDDWEQIFRLSDQYGFIIASDECYSELYFKTPPIGLLQACAALGRHDFKNCVVFHSLSKRSNLPGLRSGFVAGDAKILQAYLQYRTYQGCAMPIPHQLASIAAWEDEKHVAHNRALYQEKFALWMSELGELLDLRMPEAGFYFWIKVPEQFDGDDELFVKALYEQANIHALAGRYLSREINGKNPGQGYVRIALVASVDESREAISRIRKLLGA, encoded by the coding sequence ATGAATCACAACTTAACATATCTGCACCCCTACCCCTTTGCTAAAATGGCAACTTTGCTTGCTGATAGCACTCCAGCCCATAGTTATAATGAAATTAAGCTGGGTATTGGCGAGCCAAAGCATGAGCCACCAGCATTTGTGCTGGACGTGCTACGTGAAAATCTGGACAAAATAAGCCTTTATCCAACCACAAATGGGATATTTGAGCTACGCCAAACCATTGCACACTGGCTTGAAAAGCGCTTCTTTTTAAATCATGTCGACCCTCATACGCAAGTATTGCCAGTGATGGGTACTCGCGAGGCGATCTTTAGTATTGTGCAGGCTGTGATTGACCACAAAGTAGAAACCACAGACGCTATTGAACCGCTTACCGTTAGCCAACCACCAACGGTCGTCATGCCCAATCCTTTTTATCAAATATATGAAGGGGCGGCGATACTAGCGCAAGCGACGCCTTACTTTATACCCTGCACAGCAGATAATGACTTTAAAGGGGATTATCGTGCCGTACCAAAAGAGGTATGGACACGTACGCAGTTGTTATTTGTTTGTAGCCCAAATAACCCGACTGGCTCGGTGATGACGATGGACGACTGGGAGCAAATCTTTCGTCTATCAGACCAATACGGCTTTATCATTGCCAGTGACGAATGTTATAGCGAGCTATATTTTAAAACACCGCCAATAGGTTTATTACAAGCCTGTGCTGCCCTCGGTCGCCATGATTTTAAAAACTGTGTGGTGTTTCATTCTTTATCCAAACGCTCAAACTTGCCCGGTCTACGTTCAGGCTTTGTGGCGGGTGACGCCAAGATTTTGCAGGCTTATTTACAGTATCGTACCTATCAAGGCTGTGCGATGCCGATTCCACATCAGCTTGCGTCTATCGCTGCGTGGGAAGATGAAAAGCATGTGGCACACAATCGAGCACTGTACCAAGAAAAATTTGCTTTGTGGATGTCTGAGCTTGGTGAATTATTAGATTTACGCATGCCTGAAGCGGGCTTTTACTTTTGGATAAAAGTCCCTGAGCAGTTCGATGGTGATGATGAGCTGTTTGTCAAAGCATTATATGAACAAGCCAATATTCATGCACTTGCTGGGCGTTATTTGTCACGCGAAATTAATGGGAAAAATCCAGGACAAGGCTATGTGCGCATTGCCTTAGTAGCCAGCGTTGATGAAAGCCGTGAAGCGATTAGTCGCATTCGAAAATTACTTGGTGCGTAA
- the glnD gene encoding [protein-PII] uridylyltransferase yields the protein MFNCDVASIDLTPMPTLTYSSNTAAAIASLPADTLKADNLLADSLLENNLLTDKSVIENSLLGISGWLIQINDDISRALERGVNIRQLVAARACVIDDLLIALFKWFELDKTDLALFATGGYGRGELSLHSDVDILLLMPSELDTNTSSKIDNLVALLWDVGLEPALSVRSVSECLEAALDHTIASALLEARLLIGNETLQDVPHQIVNTQWSPRDFFEVKINEAKARYLQHNATEYNLEPNIKTAPGGLRDIHIIGWVTKRYFRVSKLYDLVQQNFLTEKEFDELSFAEGYLWQIRHYLHELTGRNENKLLFDYQRDIAQLMGYETQPDDQPNAAVERFMRDYYRCAMQISTLSEMLTNHYYETIIELQLPDEERPKKQPINARFNQVGEQIAMAHHRVFAQHPESILEMFLLMGQYGIKNVRTHTLRALKIAARGIDQAYRDNPTHQALFLANLKEQNYLFHRLRTMNRYGVLGSYIPAFAQVTGLMQYDLFHRYTVDAHTLFLIRILHRFTDPRFYEDFPLISSIFQRIERKEILVLAAMFHDIAKGRGGNHSQLGETESIEFCLAHGMSVADAHLVGWLTRYHLLMSMTAQKKDISDPEVVTLFADLVGNVTHLNHLYVLTVADMNATNPQLWNSWRATLMKQLYSQTRRILRADIDAPTNRQDMISATRKQALVMLDNVDNQHMNRDEVLRLWDDLGDEYFLREIAEDILWHTEAILNHPPIGRASDADSAPLVVLREHRELALDAVQVFIYTQDQVNLFAVTMAVFDQMNLDVLDARIITATRDFALDSYVLLDRSGTLLVDADSQQELKQRLIDAFKNPTVPKLTNRRIPRQLRHFEVATTINFEFNEASNQHIMSLETLDQPGLLARVGQVFLQQQIEVHAARITTLGERAEDMFYISDQNDQALSADKLDTLKATLIESLSIRNDNN from the coding sequence ATGTTTAATTGTGATGTCGCCTCTATTGATTTGACGCCGATGCCCACTCTAACGTACTCATCAAACACTGCTGCGGCAATAGCCTCACTGCCAGCGGACACTCTAAAAGCAGATAATTTACTAGCAGATAGCCTATTAGAAAATAACCTGTTAACAGATAAAAGTGTGATAGAAAACTCACTATTAGGCATTTCTGGGTGGCTTATTCAAATCAATGACGATATCAGCCGTGCACTCGAACGCGGCGTCAATATTCGGCAGCTGGTTGCGGCGCGGGCTTGTGTCATCGATGACTTACTGATTGCTTTATTCAAATGGTTTGAGCTTGATAAGACGGATTTGGCGTTATTTGCAACTGGTGGCTATGGTCGCGGTGAGCTGTCACTACACTCAGATGTGGATATTTTGCTGCTAATGCCTAGCGAGCTTGATACCAATACGAGTAGTAAAATTGATAATTTGGTGGCGTTACTGTGGGATGTTGGACTTGAGCCAGCCCTGTCAGTACGCAGCGTTAGTGAATGCTTAGAGGCAGCACTAGACCATACCATTGCCAGCGCTTTGTTGGAAGCGCGATTGTTGATAGGTAACGAAACCCTGCAAGATGTGCCGCATCAGATTGTAAACACCCAGTGGTCACCACGTGATTTTTTTGAGGTAAAAATCAATGAGGCAAAAGCACGTTACCTACAGCACAATGCAACAGAATACAATCTTGAGCCCAATATCAAAACTGCCCCTGGTGGTCTGCGTGACATCCATATTATCGGCTGGGTGACCAAGCGCTACTTTCGAGTCAGTAAGCTCTATGACTTGGTACAGCAAAACTTTTTGACGGAAAAAGAGTTCGATGAATTGAGCTTTGCAGAAGGCTATTTATGGCAAATACGTCATTATTTGCATGAGTTAACGGGTCGTAATGAAAACAAGCTATTATTCGATTATCAGCGTGATATTGCCCAACTGATGGGCTATGAGACGCAACCAGACGACCAACCGAATGCGGCTGTAGAGCGCTTTATGCGTGACTATTATCGCTGTGCGATGCAGATATCGACGCTGTCTGAAATGCTGACCAATCACTACTATGAAACCATCATAGAGCTGCAATTACCGGATGAGGAGCGCCCAAAGAAGCAGCCTATTAATGCCCGCTTTAATCAAGTCGGTGAGCAAATTGCGATGGCGCATCACCGAGTGTTTGCCCAGCACCCTGAGTCGATTTTAGAGATGTTTTTACTCATGGGTCAATATGGTATCAAAAATGTACGTACGCATACTTTGCGTGCACTAAAAATTGCCGCGCGTGGTATTGATCAGGCTTACAGAGATAACCCCACGCACCAAGCGCTATTTTTAGCCAATTTAAAAGAGCAAAATTATCTCTTTCATCGCCTGCGTACCATGAATCGCTACGGGGTTTTGGGCAGCTACATCCCTGCCTTTGCGCAAGTCACCGGTCTGATGCAGTATGATTTGTTTCACCGTTATACCGTTGATGCGCATACCTTATTTTTGATTCGTATTTTGCACCGTTTCACTGACCCGCGTTTTTATGAAGACTTTCCCCTAATCAGCTCTATCTTTCAGCGTATTGAGCGCAAAGAGATTTTGGTATTGGCAGCGATGTTTCATGATATCGCTAAAGGTCGTGGCGGCAATCATAGCCAACTTGGCGAAACAGAGTCGATTGAGTTTTGCCTAGCACATGGTATGAGTGTTGCCGATGCCCACTTAGTCGGCTGGCTGACACGCTACCATTTATTGATGTCGATGACCGCACAGAAAAAAGACATCTCAGATCCAGAGGTAGTGACGCTATTTGCAGACTTAGTCGGTAACGTCACTCATCTAAATCATCTATATGTGCTGACAGTTGCTGATATGAATGCTACCAATCCTCAGCTTTGGAACAGCTGGCGTGCGACCCTCATGAAACAGTTATATTCGCAAACGCGACGTATCTTACGTGCAGATATCGATGCGCCGACCAACCGTCAAGATATGATTAGTGCCACGCGTAAACAAGCACTGGTGATGCTTGATAATGTCGACAATCAGCATATGAATCGCGATGAGGTGCTGAGATTATGGGATGACTTGGGTGATGAGTATTTTCTGCGGGAGATTGCAGAAGACATATTATGGCATACCGAAGCTATTTTGAATCATCCGCCTATAGGTCGAGCTTCTGACGCTGACAGTGCGCCATTAGTCGTCCTACGTGAACACCGTGAGCTGGCGCTTGATGCAGTGCAGGTTTTTATTTACACCCAAGATCAGGTCAATTTATTTGCGGTGACCATGGCAGTATTTGATCAGATGAATCTAGACGTTTTGGATGCACGCATCATTACCGCCACCCGTGATTTTGCTTTGGATTCTTACGTGCTACTGGATCGTAGTGGCACGCTACTGGTCGATGCAGATAGTCAACAAGAACTTAAGCAGCGCTTGATTGATGCGTTTAAAAACCCTACTGTTCCCAAGCTAACTAACAGACGGATTCCACGCCAGCTTAGACATTTTGAAGTCGCTACAACGATTAACTTTGAGTTTAATGAGGCCTCAAATCAGCATATTATGAGCTTAGAGACACTTGATCAGCCAGGCTTGCTTGCCCGCGTTGGACAAGTGTTTTTACAACAGCAGATTGAGGTACATGCGGCACGTATCACCACGTTGGGCGAGCGTGCAGAAGATATGTTTTATATCAGTGATCAGAACGATCAAGCATTATCCGCTGATAAACTCGACACTTTAAAAGCGACCCTGATAGAAAGCCTTAGTATACGTAATGACAATAATTAG
- the map gene encoding type I methionyl aminopeptidase: MTKKSLIQSPEAIEKMRVAGKLASDLLVMLDQHVRVGISTEALNQIAHDYIVNVQDAIPAPLNYNGFPKSICTSVNHVVCHGIPSENKILKDGDIINIDVTVIKDGYYGDTSKMWVVGNGSIMAQRICKVAQEALYAGMSVVKNGARLGDVGAAIQEIVEPERFSIVREFCGHGISNEFHHEPQVMHYGKKGTGFELKTGMTFTIEPMINEGKWQTKILPDEWTAITKDRKLSAQWEHTMVVTDNGCEVFTARPEEDLSFLTQ; encoded by the coding sequence ATGACTAAAAAATCTCTTATCCAATCACCTGAAGCCATAGAAAAAATGCGTGTCGCTGGTAAGCTTGCCAGCGATTTGCTTGTCATGCTTGATCAGCATGTCAGAGTGGGTATTAGCACTGAAGCGTTGAATCAAATTGCTCACGATTATATCGTCAATGTACAAGACGCTATCCCCGCTCCACTTAATTATAATGGTTTCCCTAAATCAATCTGTACCTCAGTCAACCATGTGGTGTGCCATGGTATTCCAAGCGAAAACAAAATTCTTAAAGACGGCGATATCATCAATATCGATGTGACCGTCATTAAAGATGGCTATTACGGTGATACCTCAAAAATGTGGGTCGTCGGTAATGGTTCCATCATGGCGCAGCGTATTTGTAAAGTGGCACAAGAAGCACTTTATGCTGGTATGAGTGTGGTCAAGAATGGCGCGCGTCTTGGTGACGTCGGTGCTGCGATTCAAGAAATAGTCGAGCCTGAGCGTTTTAGTATCGTGCGTGAGTTCTGTGGTCACGGTATCAGCAATGAATTCCACCATGAGCCGCAAGTGATGCACTATGGTAAAAAAGGCACGGGCTTTGAGCTAAAAACGGGCATGACCTTTACCATCGAGCCGATGATTAATGAAGGCAAATGGCAGACTAAGATTTTACCAGATGAATGGACGGCAATCACCAAAGACCGTAAGCTGTCAGCCCAGTGGGAGCATACCATGGTGGTGACTGACAATGGCTGTGAAGTGTTCACCGCGCGCCCCGAAGAAGACTTGAGTTTTTTAACTCAATAA
- a CDS encoding esterase/lipase family protein yields the protein MTRKTSLRAVFTPSAFLPSLGAIGAGVILMALQTTSAQAAGQYYNCANPTGCKLVSSKYFTSNHTDTKYPVVMAHGLGGFTKAFGLVDYFYGIPESLMSGGSQVYTTKTSSVNNSEFRGEQLLQQVKTISAISGSPKVNLLGHSQGGIDSRYVAAVEPKYVASVTAISSPEQGSKMSDWVIKQVVEGSANDGYGEGEFNVGSQIALGFFKLVGGFMDVSAGISLKELQEQDGWNALEALSTDYAAKFNAKFPAAMPTSYCGQPADTEVNGIKYYSFSGIGQITNGLDPSDYLLALTGTTFNGDPNDGLVSACSSRLGYVVRDDYRMNHLDSANQVLGLTAWGQPDPKTLYRDQVNRLKKANL from the coding sequence ATGACCCGAAAAACTTCCCTTCGTGCGGTATTTACGCCGAGCGCATTTTTACCTTCACTGGGTGCCATTGGTGCCGGTGTCATCCTGATGGCTCTACAAACGACTTCTGCCCAAGCAGCTGGTCAATATTATAACTGTGCCAATCCTACTGGTTGTAAACTGGTCAGTAGCAAGTATTTTACCTCAAATCATACAGATACCAAGTACCCAGTCGTCATGGCGCATGGTTTGGGTGGTTTTACCAAAGCATTTGGATTGGTTGACTATTTTTATGGCATTCCTGAATCGTTAATGAGTGGGGGCAGTCAGGTTTATACCACCAAAACCTCATCCGTCAATAATAGCGAATTTCGTGGTGAGCAATTACTGCAACAAGTTAAAACCATCAGTGCCATTTCAGGCAGTCCCAAAGTTAACTTACTCGGTCACAGCCAAGGTGGTATCGATAGCCGTTATGTTGCTGCCGTCGAACCGAAATATGTGGCATCTGTAACTGCCATCTCAAGTCCAGAGCAAGGCTCAAAAATGAGCGACTGGGTTATTAAACAAGTTGTTGAAGGCAGTGCCAATGATGGCTATGGTGAAGGAGAGTTTAATGTTGGCTCACAGATTGCGCTAGGTTTCTTTAAGCTCGTCGGTGGCTTTATGGATGTCAGCGCCGGTATTAGCTTGAAGGAGTTACAAGAGCAAGATGGTTGGAATGCACTTGAAGCGCTATCTACTGATTATGCCGCCAAATTTAACGCTAAATTCCCAGCTGCGATGCCAACCAGTTATTGTGGTCAGCCAGCGGATACCGAAGTCAATGGTATCAAGTATTACTCATTTAGTGGTATTGGGCAAATAACGAATGGTCTTGATCCTAGTGATTATCTACTGGCTCTTACTGGCACGACTTTTAATGGCGATCCAAACGACGGTTTAGTATCTGCCTGCTCGAGCCGCCTCGGCTATGTGGTACGTGATGATTACCGAATGAACCATTTAGATTCAGCCAATCAAGTACTCGGCTTAACAGCATGGGGACAACCTGACCCAAAAACCTTGTACCGTGATCAAGTAAACCGTTTGAAAAAAGCCAATCTATAA
- a CDS encoding lipase secretion chaperone: protein MSYNRRSPFLPVVIIAVIIAITVAVILWFKPNNSSVNASQSLSATDNNDAENSSINMANPSNGAGMSSNKNSTQFATGLENLPRSLQGTDVDGDIIIDENKQLVVTEGLRRLFDYFLSALGEEEEAIIYARVESYIRSHTPEPAASQAVTIFDQYIAYLKSIPDIENRYGNLQLQATEKGELDLNVVAQQKQDVAKLRQRHFAKETITAFFGAEDEYDDYSIEMVRINQNQQLSEAQKEAAKQDHISRMPDNSTKANIAKQANLNELMSRTEQMQAKGATAEELYNMRRDLVGAPAAARLAQVDQEDANFEQRFNQYQVQKQRLLSQNTDKTQAQTQINQIEQQLFNEAERKRLAGYAALQQQKAADIN, encoded by the coding sequence ATGTCATATAATCGCCGCTCACCCTTTTTACCTGTTGTTATTATTGCTGTGATTATCGCTATAACAGTAGCGGTGATTCTGTGGTTTAAACCTAATAATAGCAGCGTTAATGCTTCTCAATCTCTATCTGCAACGGACAATAATGACGCTGAAAATAGCTCGATAAATATGGCTAATCCCAGTAATGGCGCTGGCATGTCATCCAATAAAAATAGTACTCAATTTGCTACGGGGCTGGAGAATTTACCGCGCTCCTTGCAAGGTACCGATGTCGATGGTGACATTATCATTGATGAAAACAAACAGCTGGTCGTCACTGAAGGCTTACGGCGCTTGTTTGATTATTTCTTATCAGCGCTTGGTGAAGAAGAGGAAGCTATTATTTATGCCCGTGTGGAAAGCTATATTCGTAGTCACACGCCAGAACCTGCCGCCAGTCAAGCTGTCACTATATTCGACCAGTATATTGCTTATCTTAAGTCGATTCCTGATATAGAAAACCGTTATGGGAATTTACAGTTGCAAGCAACAGAAAAGGGTGAATTAGATTTGAATGTCGTGGCACAGCAAAAGCAAGATGTGGCTAAGCTACGTCAGCGGCACTTTGCCAAAGAGACGATTACAGCGTTCTTTGGGGCAGAAGATGAATATGATGATTATAGTATCGAGATGGTAAGAATTAATCAAAACCAGCAGTTATCAGAGGCTCAAAAAGAAGCTGCCAAGCAAGACCATATCAGCCGTATGCCGGATAATTCGACCAAAGCTAATATTGCTAAGCAAGCCAATTTGAATGAATTAATGAGTCGCACCGAGCAAATGCAAGCCAAAGGTGCAACGGCTGAGGAGTTATATAATATGCGTCGCGATCTTGTCGGTGCACCAGCAGCAGCAAGGCTTGCACAAGTCGATCAAGAAGATGCCAACTTTGAGCAACGCTTTAATCAGTATCAAGTACAAAAACAGCGTCTGTTAAGCCAAAATACTGATAAAACGCAAGCTCAAACTCAAATCAACCAGATTGAGCAGCAATTGTTTAATGAGGCTGAACGCAAACGTCTGGCAGGTTATGCCGCTCTGCAACAACAGAAAGCTGCTGATATAAATTAA
- a CDS encoding META domain-containing protein, whose product MKNMTKMMLAATLAVGTLAAGCQTTPSVTAPVTQPITSNTLQAYDWQLVDAKRTNGDKVSQLFFDPAKPLTLKFFKDNGNDRVTFMNTCNNMGANYSVVNGNVVLGNVLSTMMACPEPQASFDTATMATVQGKYSISNNANNTPILTITNSNQVAHFKAISK is encoded by the coding sequence ATGAAAAACATGACTAAAATGATGCTGGCTGCCACTTTAGCTGTAGGTACACTTGCCGCTGGTTGTCAAACTACCCCTAGTGTTACTGCACCAGTGACCCAGCCAATTACATCTAATACTTTACAAGCCTATGATTGGCAGCTTGTTGATGCCAAGCGTACCAATGGCGATAAAGTAAGTCAGTTATTCTTTGATCCAGCTAAGCCATTAACCCTAAAATTCTTTAAAGATAATGGCAATGACCGCGTTACATTTATGAACACCTGCAATAACATGGGCGCTAACTACAGTGTTGTGAATGGCAATGTTGTGTTAGGTAACGTCTTATCTACTATGATGGCATGCCCTGAGCCACAAGCAAGCTTTGATACGGCAACAATGGCGACTGTACAAGGTAAATATAGCATCAGTAATAACGCTAATAATACGCCTATCTTAACCATCACCAATAGCAATCAAGTTGCTCATTTTAAAGCTATCTCTAAATAA
- a CDS encoding Xaa-Pro aminopeptidase yields the protein MYVTLDATLAFCDPSIRIPQGFIGLYMMLKTAVLKPTINIRMISGRVVMAMFAIPILAILTGCQTIPNNMSKAPIDRSNPLTAAMPAIDRQGYIAYVEEQGLGAAKISTLYRIRPDGSDRQLIDQLNGYIYAPAWSADGQMLAYSKQAARQHPKIYIYDGKSKTHNLVVNAEGSNLSPSFSPDGQKLLYSSTVGGNADIYEMRLSDGDTKQLTTLPSTEVQPSYASDGQSFVYTSDKVRAGRPSIYRYRFATGNAALISTGGYAASPQLSVDGQHLAYLNGRKAAVMTLATGQVINLAETGLDEPARLSPSGQYAVYPTRHANLGGQVSNQSSGSLVIHSLSGNTSYAINSKDGGVVRSPIWGR from the coding sequence ATGTACGTTACACTAGATGCAACGCTTGCATTTTGTGACCCTTCTATACGCATTCCACAAGGCTTTATCGGACTTTATATGATGTTGAAAACTGCTGTATTAAAACCGACTATTAATATTCGCATGATAAGCGGCCGTGTTGTTATGGCAATGTTTGCTATTCCAATACTCGCCATCCTGACAGGGTGTCAGACAATACCAAACAATATGTCTAAAGCGCCTATTGATAGGAGTAATCCGCTTACTGCGGCAATGCCAGCGATAGACCGGCAAGGCTATATTGCTTATGTAGAGGAGCAAGGTTTAGGAGCCGCGAAGATATCGACACTGTATCGTATCCGTCCGGATGGCAGCGACCGCCAATTAATTGATCAGTTAAATGGCTATATCTATGCGCCTGCGTGGTCAGCGGATGGTCAAATGCTTGCTTATAGCAAACAAGCAGCGCGCCAGCACCCAAAGATTTATATTTATGACGGCAAAAGTAAAACCCATAATCTGGTCGTGAATGCTGAGGGCAGCAATTTATCACCGTCATTCTCACCTGATGGACAAAAATTGCTCTATAGTTCAACGGTTGGTGGTAATGCCGATATCTATGAGATGCGTTTAAGCGATGGCGATACTAAACAGCTCACCACCTTACCGAGCACTGAAGTGCAGCCAAGCTATGCAAGCGACGGGCAAAGCTTTGTTTATACCAGTGATAAAGTGCGTGCTGGACGCCCAAGCATTTATCGTTACCGCTTTGCTACTGGTAACGCCGCGCTTATATCGACAGGAGGCTATGCGGCAAGCCCGCAGCTTAGCGTAGATGGTCAGCATTTGGCATATCTTAATGGTCGCAAGGCAGCAGTCATGACCCTAGCTACAGGACAAGTCATCAATCTAGCAGAAACTGGACTTGATGAGCCAGCGCGTCTATCACCTTCTGGGCAATATGCTGTTTACCCGACACGTCATGCAAATTTAGGTGGGCAAGTGAGTAACCAAAGCAGTGGTAGCTTGGTGATCCACTCATTATCTGGTAATACCAGCTATGCTATCAATAGCAAAGATGGGGGCGTTGTGCGTTCACCGATTTGGGGGCGATAG
- a CDS encoding flotillin family protein encodes MDILIIVGVVVILAFVFVMAALLMLKAFYIKVEQGTALIINGVNKIAVRFDGGFVWPVINKKELMRISLITLEVDRRGKEGLICADNMRADITVAFYLRVNETEEDVLKVAKSLGAERASDKVAVNELFNAKFSEALKTVGKQIDFVKLFENRSEFRDSIVKEIGNDLNGYILEDVAIDYLEQTPKLSLDSSNILDAEGIKKITQLTAFQNIITNELERDEELAVKKKNVETREAMLELERQQADAEARQHREISSVIARETAETRKIEEEERKKSETAVIMVEQDLAIQRENQQREIEVAGQNRLRAVVIEEEKVTRARDLEIVSREREVDLQRIEAERAIELEKKEIANVIRERIAVDKTVAQEEERIKEVREVSEAERSKQTRVLAAEADAEEIKVRQVKKAEAEELSAKHKAVEITTLAAANLEAAAKDSEAKIKMAEGIKAEESAHGFAEAAIQEAKSVSLEKEGIAKANIIKATGQAEAQSEREKGMADAEVIAARGESNAKAERDIGLANAQVIAARGESNAKAEREVGLAKAEVTRAHFQAEADGLVEKFNAMGSMSKEAREHEEFRMGLETALQEAMASIEAGKEIAKENAEVLAVALQKAKIDIVGGEAHFFDNFAKSLSIGKAIDGLAGKSDTLSGIINTMMANQVMSKANKQSDDRPA; translated from the coding sequence GTGGATATACTTATTATCGTTGGCGTGGTTGTCATACTGGCATTTGTTTTTGTTATGGCAGCACTTTTGATGCTGAAAGCCTTTTATATTAAGGTGGAGCAGGGTACGGCGCTCATTATTAACGGGGTTAATAAAATTGCCGTACGCTTTGATGGTGGCTTTGTTTGGCCGGTTATCAACAAAAAAGAACTAATGAGAATCTCGCTTATCACCTTAGAGGTCGATAGACGAGGTAAAGAAGGACTGATTTGCGCGGATAACATGCGTGCTGACATCACAGTTGCGTTTTATTTGCGCGTTAATGAAACCGAAGAAGACGTTCTTAAGGTTGCTAAATCTCTTGGCGCTGAGAGAGCATCAGACAAAGTCGCTGTTAATGAGCTGTTTAATGCTAAGTTCTCGGAAGCATTAAAAACAGTGGGTAAGCAAATTGATTTCGTTAAACTGTTTGAAAATCGCAGTGAGTTTCGTGACAGTATCGTTAAAGAGATTGGCAATGATTTAAACGGCTATATCTTAGAAGACGTGGCAATTGATTACTTAGAGCAAACGCCAAAATTATCGTTAGATTCAAGTAATATCTTAGATGCTGAAGGTATCAAAAAGATTACTCAACTGACGGCCTTTCAAAACATCATTACCAATGAGCTTGAGCGTGATGAAGAGCTAGCGGTTAAAAAGAAGAACGTTGAAACTAGAGAAGCTATGCTTGAGCTGGAACGTCAGCAAGCGGATGCTGAAGCCAGACAACACCGTGAAATATCTTCTGTGATTGCACGTGAAACCGCTGAAACGCGCAAGATTGAAGAAGAAGAACGTAAAAAATCTGAGACAGCCGTGATCATGGTTGAGCAAGATTTGGCGATTCAGCGTGAAAATCAACAGCGTGAAATCGAAGTGGCTGGCCAAAACCGCTTGCGTGCTGTCGTCATCGAAGAAGAGAAAGTCACGCGTGCTCGCGATTTAGAAATCGTCTCGCGTGAGCGTGAAGTTGATTTACAGCGTATCGAAGCTGAACGCGCGATTGAGCTTGAGAAAAAAGAAATCGCCAACGTCATTCGTGAGCGTATTGCAGTAGACAAAACCGTTGCTCAAGAAGAAGAGCGTATCAAGGAAGTCCGTGAAGTCAGCGAAGCTGAGCGTTCTAAGCAAACACGCGTATTAGCAGCTGAAGCAGATGCGGAAGAAATCAAAGTACGTCAGGTCAAAAAGGCGGAAGCAGAAGAGCTATCTGCTAAGCATAAAGCCGTTGAGATTACCACGCTGGCTGCCGCCAATCTTGAAGCCGCTGCTAAGGATTCTGAAGCTAAAATAAAAATGGCTGAAGGTATTAAAGCGGAAGAGTCTGCGCATGGATTTGCTGAAGCAGCTATCCAAGAAGCCAAGTCAGTCTCGTTAGAGAAAGAAGGAATTGCCAAAGCCAATATTATCAAGGCCACAGGGCAGGCTGAAGCACAATCAGAACGGGAAAAAGGCATGGCTGATGCTGAGGTTATCGCAGCTCGCGGTGAGTCAAATGCTAAAGCCGAGCGTGATATCGGGTTAGCAAATGCTCAAGTTATCGCCGCTCGCGGTGAATCAAATGCTAAGGCGGAGCGTGAAGTTGGGCTTGCAAAAGCTGAAGTAACCCGCGCCCATTTCCAAGCGGAAGCCGATGGTCTGGTCGAGAAATTCAATGCCATGGGCAGCATGAGCAAAGAAGCTCGCGAGCACGAAGAGTTCCGTATGGGACTTGAAACGGCATTGCAAGAAGCGATGGCATCGATTGAAGCCGGTAAAGAGATTGCGAAAGAAAACGCTGAAGTATTGGCAGTGGCGCTACAAAAAGCCAAAATCGATATCGTTGGCGGTGAAGCGCACTTCTTTGATAACTTTGCTAAGTCATTGTCGATTGGTAAAGCAATTGACGGTCTCGCTGGCAAGTCAGATACGTTGAGCGGCATTATCAATACGATGATGGCCAATCAGGTAATGAGCAAAGCCAATAAGCAAAGCGATGACAGACCTGCTTAA